The region TATAGCTTGATTCTGTCTCTGAAAGCCGGCAGCAGCATTGCCCTCCACATATCCCCTCCAAGTAATTAAGATTGAGCGACTTAGCGATCCAATCGCTATATTTATTTCCCCTATCCTTTTTCCTTCCAATTTCTACCTGGCCCTGTATACGCCGGCTTCCCGGCTGTAGCAATCCGATCCACGCTACCTCAAAGCCATCCTTAATGGCCATTGTTGGGCCTGAGGCCAAAAGAGACATCAATCATATTTCCCGCTGCCTATTGTCATCTTTTACGAGCGTATGGCCACCTACCTTTGTCATATCAAAATAACACAAATAGTATCAAAGGCCCTATAATCATAAAATCATGAAGACTCAAAAATTAACATCGCTACTGGTTGCCGCTGGCCTTTTTCTGGCAACCGGACTCAGCAACATGGTGCTTGCTCAGGATACATACAAACTTGCAGCTAAGCCGGTGCTAACCGTAATGGGCGGCTCCACAATACACGATTGGGAAATGACCTCCGCACAGTCTCAGGGAAAAGCGGTACTGCTGGTGGAAGGATCTACTTTGAAAAGCGTGAAATCGGCCAGTATAACCATGAAGACCGAGTCGCTGAAGAGCGGCAAGGACAAAATGAATGAGATTGCCTACGACGCCCTGAAAGCCAAGAAGTATGCAGACATCACCTTTACGCTGACCTCCTTTAAAAACCTGGACAGTAAAAAGGCGCAGGCAACCGGCAACCTGACCATTGCAGGAACTACCAGACCGGTCACTTTCAATGTGGAATCCAGCGTGAAGGGCGGATCCGTTTTTATGACAGGTGAAACCGCGATCAAATTCTCTGATTTCAACATTACACCGCCAACCGCATTACTGGGCACCGTCAAAACGACCAACGACCTTAAACTTGTCTTCCAGGTTAGCTTCCTGCCAACTGCTATTTAATTAACGAATCAAAAAAGATACTCTTTATTCCTCATACCATGAAAAAGCTCGCACTTTCTTTAAGTTTAATGCTAGGCTTAAGCTTAAGTTCATTCGCACAGGTCACATTTTCTGACATGCCTTATTGGAGACCTTATGATCAAAGAGGGCTCAACACTTTTGAAACAGGCAAAAAAGACACCACCGCTTTTGATGGCATCAAGGTTAGGTTAGGTGGCGGTTTTGCCCAGCAGTTCCAGGGGTTGCAGCACAAGAACACGGCAACGGCCAACATGCAAACACAGGGCAACGGCGAAGTTAACCTGAACCAACTCATGCCCATCGAGAATGGCTTCAACCTGGCATCGGCTAACCTGAACCTGGATGTGCTGCTCGCTGATGGCATCCGCTTAAACCTGATCACGTACCTCTCTTCCCGCCACCACTCTGAGGCTTGGGTGAAAGGCGGTTACATCCAGGTAGACAAAGCGGAATTCCTGAACAGCCCGCTGGTCGACAAACTGTTCGAAAACCTGACCCTGCGTGTAGGCCACATGGAAATTAACTACGGCGACGCGCACTTCAGAAGAACGGACAACGCCCATGCCCTGCAGAACCCGTTTGTAGGAAACTATATCATGGATGCCTTCACGACCGAAATTGGTGCCGAAGCGATCTTCCATTATAAAAACTTCCTGGCAGTAGGCTCTGTTACAGGTGGCGAAGTACAAGGCGGTATCCAGAACCCGGACCAGCGCAAGCCTTCTTTCATCGGTAAACTGGGCTACGACAACCAGCTAAACGAAGACCTGCGGGTAAGATTAACCGGCTCTGTGTACACGACTGCAGGCTCTGTAAGAAACACCCTATATGGTGGCGACCGTGCCGGCTCACGTTACTTCCTGGTAATGGACCCTGCTAAAGTGGCAAGCGGTGCCGCCGTAACCCCTGCTACGCACTTTACTTCCGGCCACATTAACCCGGGTTTAACAAACAGCCTTACCGCGATGGTGATCAACCCCTTCGTGAAGTTCCGCGGTCTGGAGTTCTTCGGTAACTTTGAGCAGGCCAAAGGCAAAGGCAGACTTGGCGCCAACGACGAGCCGGAGGACCGCACCTGGACACAGCTTGGAACTGACCTGGTGTACCGATTTGGCAGCAACGAGAATTTATACCTGGCTGGCCGCTACAATGTAGTGGAGGGACGCTTAGCACCTCTGGCCGCTACTCCAAACGTGCTAAACAATAAAGTAAACCTGGAGCGCGTGCAGGTAGGCGGTGGCTGGTTTGTAACCAAAAACATTGTTACCAAAGTAGAGTATGTGAAGCAGCAGTACAAAGGCTTTGCTCCTACCGATATCCGTCACGGCGGCGAGTTCGATGGCTTTATGATTGAAGGCGCTATCTCTTTCTAAATTATCACTACCATGTTTTCTGTAAGTATCTTTCTGGTTGCTGTCTCTATGCTGAGTGCCGTGGTGCTGCCTAAAAAAGAAGAGTTTGTTGTTATCAAAGGAAACAAGATAACCGTAGCTGCAGGCACTTCACTAGGCAATATAAACTGCGCCTACTCCAGCAGCAGCCAGAAAGATACACTCTTCCTGAACAGGCAGATTCCGCAGCGGGAAAGACTAAGGCTGGCCATACCTGTTAAAGATTTTAACTGTGGCAACCTGCTCCTCGACAAGGATTTTGCCAATACACTTAACGTAAAAGAGTACCCTTCCATTAAGATCGAACTGGTTAGGCTGGATAAGCAAAACAAAGATTACAAAGGGGCGCTCCAACTGGAGGTGGCAGGTAAGACAATCGTGCTAGACGATGTGCAGTTTCAAACCTGCGCTGCTAAAACCACGGACCTGCTGAAGAGCAACATCTGCCTGAACTTCTCTGAAATAGGCCTCGAAACACCTAAAAAGCTCGGCGGATTGTTTAAAGTGGAGGATGAGCTTCGGATTACAGTTGAGTTGCAGGTAAACAAGCAGCAGCCCAAAGCTTATGCGGAGTCAATTGCAACGTACAGAAGTCAATAGAACAGGCAACACCTGCAGCAAGTCGCAGTAGCTGGATTGCTTAGCAGAAAACATACCTTATAGCCCCGGGAGCAGTGCTTTCGGGGCTTTTTCATTCCTCAGGCACCAAAACTTCTCTCCTACTATCTATCGCCCATATAAACTATGGGAGGAGGGCCTCCTTCTTACCTGCCATTATGACCTGAACAATCCAAAAAAACAATTTCAACCTGACATAATTACATGCAAATCCCTGTAATACACCATTGGTGCACCCTTTGATGTTAGGCTCGTAGAACTTAAACCAAGGGGAAAATCAGTAGAGCGATGAACTTTAATAACTATACCATCAAAGCCCAGGAGGCCATTCAAAAGGCCACCGAGATAGCCGGCGGCAACCAGCAGCAGGCGATCGAGACCGGGCATATCTTAAAAGCCATACTGGAGACAGACGAGAACGTCACCAACTTCCTGCTCCAGAAACTCAACATCAACGGCAACATCCTGCACACCAAGCTCGACGAGATCGTGGCAGCTTACCCGAAAGTGAGCGGCGGCAGTCCGTACCTGGCTAATGATGCGGCAGCGGCCCTGCAGAAAGCCACTTCCTACTTAAAAGAATTCGGCGATGAGTATGTGGCCATCGAGCACATGCTGCTGGGGATACTGGCTGGTCGCGATAAGGTGGCTGGCTTGATGAAGGATGTTGGGTTTAATGAGAAGGACCTTAAAAAAGCGATCAAGGAACTACGCGGTGGTGCCAAGGTAACGGATCAGAACGCCGAAGCCAAGTATAACTCGCTCAAGCGCTATGCCCGTAACCTCAACGAGATGGCCCGCAGCGGTAAGATCGACCCGGTGATTGGTCGTGACGAAGAAATTCGCCGCGTGCTGCAGATCCTGAGCCGCCGCACCAAGAACAACCCGGTGCTGCTGGGTGAGCCTGGTGTGGGTAAAACCGCTATCGTGGAAGGTCTGGCGCAACGCATTGTATCCGGCGACGTGCCGGAAAACCTGAAGAACAAAACGCTGATGAGCCTGGACATGGGTCTGCTGGTGGCAGGTGCCAAGTATAAAGGCGAGTTTGAGGAGCGTCTGAAGGCGGTGATCAAAGAGGTGGTGGATGCCGAAGGCGAAATCGTATTGTTCATCGACGAGATCCATACCTTGATTGGTGCCGGTGCGGGTGGCGACAGCGCCATGGACGCCGCCAACCTGCTGAAGCCAGCTTTGGCTCGTGGCGAGCTGCATGCCATCGGTGCGACTACGCTGAAAGAGTATCAGAAGTATATCGAGAAAGACAAAGCCTTGGAGCGTCGTTTCCAGGCGGTAATGGTGGATGAACCAAGCGTACAGGATGCCATTTCCATACTGCGCGGTATCAAGGATAAGTATGAAGTACACCACGGGGTGCGCATTAAGGATGATGCCATCATTGCTTCCGTAGAGTTATCGAATCGCTATATTACCGACCGCTTTTTGCCGGACAAGGCCATTGACCTGATGGACGAAGCGGCGGCCAAGCTGCGCATTGAGATCGACTCGCTGCCGGTAGAACTGGACGAGATTCAGCGCCGCATCATGCAGCTGGAGATTGAGCGGGAGGCCATCCGCCGCGAAAACGACCGCGACAAAGAAGCTGTCCTTTCGAAAGAGATTGCTGAGTTATCCACCAAGCGCGATGACCTGAAAGCCAAGTGGCAGAACGAAAAACAGATCATCGAAGGCATCCAGAAAGAGAAAGAAAACATCGAAAACTATAAGCTCGAAGCCGAGCAGGCCGAACGCAGTGGCGACTATGGCCGCGTGGCGGAGCTGCGTTACGGCAAGATTCAGGAAGCGGAGGCGAAGCTGAAGGAGCTGCAGGAGCAGGTGCGCCAGATGCAGGGCGAGAATCCGATGCTGAAGGAGGAAGTGAACGCCGAAGACATTGCCGAAGTAGTGGCCAAGTGGACCGGTATACCGGTTAGCAAGATGCTGCAATCCGACCGCGAAAAACTGCTGCACCTGGAAGAAGAACTGGGCAAACGCGTAGCCGGTCAGGAAGAAGCGATAGAGGCTATTTCTGATGCGGTGCGTCGAAGCCGCGCCGGTATGCAGGACCCGAAGCGCCCGATCGGTTCGTTCATCTTCCTGGGCACGACCGGTGTGGGTAAAACCGAGCTGGCTAAAGCGCTGGCTGATTACCTGTTCAACGACGAAAACGCGATGGTGCGTATCGACATGAGCGAGTACCAGGAGCGCCATGCCGTGAGCCGTATGATCGGTGCACCTCCGGGCTATGTGGGCTACGATGAGGGCGGTCAGTTGACAGAAGCCGTGCGCCGCAAGCCCTACTCGGTGGTACTGCTCGACGAGATAGAGAAAGCGCACCCGGACGTGTTCAACATCCTGCTGCAGGTGCTCGACGACGGTCGCCTGACCGACAGCAAAGGCCGTGTGGTGAACTTCAAGAACACGATCATCATCATGACCTCGAACATCGGTTCGCACATCATTCAGTCTAATTTTGAGACCATGGATGAGTTCAACCACGACGAAGTGATCGAGCGTACCAAGGATGAAGTCTTCGAATTGCTGAAGA is a window of Pontibacter kalidii DNA encoding:
- a CDS encoding YceI family protein; this encodes MFSVSIFLVAVSMLSAVVLPKKEEFVVIKGNKITVAAGTSLGNINCAYSSSSQKDTLFLNRQIPQRERLRLAIPVKDFNCGNLLLDKDFANTLNVKEYPSIKIELVRLDKQNKDYKGALQLEVAGKTIVLDDVQFQTCAAKTTDLLKSNICLNFSEIGLETPKKLGGLFKVEDELRITVELQVNKQQPKAYAESIATYRSQ
- the clpB gene encoding ATP-dependent chaperone ClpB, with the translated sequence MNFNNYTIKAQEAIQKATEIAGGNQQQAIETGHILKAILETDENVTNFLLQKLNINGNILHTKLDEIVAAYPKVSGGSPYLANDAAAALQKATSYLKEFGDEYVAIEHMLLGILAGRDKVAGLMKDVGFNEKDLKKAIKELRGGAKVTDQNAEAKYNSLKRYARNLNEMARSGKIDPVIGRDEEIRRVLQILSRRTKNNPVLLGEPGVGKTAIVEGLAQRIVSGDVPENLKNKTLMSLDMGLLVAGAKYKGEFEERLKAVIKEVVDAEGEIVLFIDEIHTLIGAGAGGDSAMDAANLLKPALARGELHAIGATTLKEYQKYIEKDKALERRFQAVMVDEPSVQDAISILRGIKDKYEVHHGVRIKDDAIIASVELSNRYITDRFLPDKAIDLMDEAAAKLRIEIDSLPVELDEIQRRIMQLEIEREAIRRENDRDKEAVLSKEIAELSTKRDDLKAKWQNEKQIIEGIQKEKENIENYKLEAEQAERSGDYGRVAELRYGKIQEAEAKLKELQEQVRQMQGENPMLKEEVNAEDIAEVVAKWTGIPVSKMLQSDREKLLHLEEELGKRVAGQEEAIEAISDAVRRSRAGMQDPKRPIGSFIFLGTTGVGKTELAKALADYLFNDENAMVRIDMSEYQERHAVSRMIGAPPGYVGYDEGGQLTEAVRRKPYSVVLLDEIEKAHPDVFNILLQVLDDGRLTDSKGRVVNFKNTIIIMTSNIGSHIIQSNFETMDEFNHDEVIERTKDEVFELLKKSVRPEFLNRIDELVMFRPLSRGDIRKIVQIQFGHIQDRLEEAGIRLIATDEVLDYLGEQGYDPQFGARPLKRVIQRQVLNELSKEILAGTISKDAVVEAVLEGGKIRFNNIDVEIPTDK
- a CDS encoding YceI family protein, which gives rise to MKTQKLTSLLVAAGLFLATGLSNMVLAQDTYKLAAKPVLTVMGGSTIHDWEMTSAQSQGKAVLLVEGSTLKSVKSASITMKTESLKSGKDKMNEIAYDALKAKKYADITFTLTSFKNLDSKKAQATGNLTIAGTTRPVTFNVESSVKGGSVFMTGETAIKFSDFNITPPTALLGTVKTTNDLKLVFQVSFLPTAI